One genomic window of Tatumella citrea includes the following:
- a CDS encoding LLM class flavin-dependent oxidoreductase, producing MSSRQLILNLFFYNPQGDYRFSWRHPAAADQQIFSLEYYRQLAAQAEAATLDNIFIADHYSVWDSVPSGLTEYSNLRLEPLTLLSALAAVTQNIGLMGTASTTYHDPYNLARFIASMDWISEGRVSWNIVTSWLPEEAANFGRDTLPSHQDRYQRAAEFIRVVTQLWDSWQDDALLFNKQTGVIADPDKVHIVNHQGDYFRVRGPLNVPRPPQGRPVLVQAGSSDAGKQLAAQYADMHFVFIRSIEQGLAYREDMNQRLLSVGRQPESLKIIAGVLPVVIRYEEEKAQRLALNRQLSGDEMAIDLLSSYLKIDLRQYPRDLPLPELPDVENFDGIRTLLEVIKGYDPSMPLIEIGRQLLQSSDSWLLAGTAEEIADQLTAIFDSGAADGFNLMFPYLPTDFENFTREVVPLLKQRGVMRQQYAAGNLREKLGLPAIANQFVQG from the coding sequence ATGTCGTCACGACAGCTGATATTAAATCTGTTTTTCTATAACCCTCAGGGAGATTATCGCTTTTCGTGGCGGCATCCGGCCGCCGCCGATCAGCAGATATTTTCTCTGGAGTATTACCGACAGCTGGCGGCTCAGGCCGAGGCCGCTACCCTGGATAATATCTTTATCGCCGATCACTACAGCGTCTGGGACAGCGTTCCGTCAGGGCTGACAGAATACTCTAATCTGCGTCTGGAGCCGCTGACGCTGCTATCTGCCCTGGCTGCGGTTACCCAAAATATAGGGCTGATGGGAACAGCATCTACGACCTATCACGACCCCTATAATCTGGCGCGGTTTATTGCCTCAATGGACTGGATCAGCGAAGGGCGGGTCAGCTGGAATATTGTAACCTCATGGCTGCCGGAAGAAGCGGCCAACTTTGGTCGTGACACCCTGCCTTCTCATCAGGACCGTTATCAACGGGCAGCAGAGTTTATTCGTGTGGTGACTCAATTATGGGACTCCTGGCAGGATGACGCACTGCTGTTTAATAAACAGACCGGAGTCATTGCCGATCCGGATAAAGTCCATATTGTGAATCACCAGGGGGACTATTTTCGGGTCCGTGGCCCGCTGAATGTCCCAAGACCACCTCAGGGGCGTCCGGTGCTGGTGCAGGCAGGCTCCTCGGATGCCGGCAAACAACTGGCCGCACAGTATGCGGATATGCATTTTGTGTTTATTCGCTCCATCGAACAGGGTCTCGCCTACCGCGAGGATATGAATCAGCGACTGCTCAGTGTCGGACGTCAGCCGGAATCACTAAAAATCATTGCCGGTGTGTTACCGGTGGTTATCCGGTATGAGGAAGAAAAAGCACAACGGCTGGCACTGAACCGACAGCTGTCAGGAGATGAAATGGCTATAGACCTGCTCTCTTCATACCTGAAAATAGATCTGCGTCAGTATCCACGAGATCTGCCATTGCCGGAATTGCCTGATGTTGAGAACTTTGACGGTATCCGCACTCTGCTGGAAGTGATCAAAGGCTACGACCCGTCGATGCCACTGATTGAGATTGGCCGACAGTTACTGCAGAGTTCAGATAGCTGGTTGCTGGCAGGAACCGCGGAGGAAATCGCTGATCAGCTAACCGCGATCTTCGACAGTGGTGCTGCGGATGGGTTTAATCTGATGTTCCCGTATCTGCCGACAGATTTTGAAAACTTCACCCGGGAAGTCGTTCCACTGTTAAAGCAACGTGGGGTGATGCGTCAACAGTATGCTGCCGGGAATCTGCGGGAAAAACTCGGACTACCGGCCATCGCCAATCAGTTCGTTCAGGGGTAA
- a CDS encoding ABC transporter permease — protein MEQIIATFIATFHWLTDAGHWTGDSGILQRIAEHGWYVSVSIVIATLIGVPAGIYLGYRPRIAFWFINLFNAGRAIPSLGLILLFILLIGFTDLPVFIALIAMSLPPIVTNTYAGIYHADKQLCDAARAMGMTGWQSLTGLRLPLAMPLIFSGFRTALLQLIATAVIAAYAGAGGLGRFLIDGLGQQDVPQIISGALIVSVLAIVCDLLLLVLRRRLFRHSPGYSAQP, from the coding sequence ATGGAACAGATAATAGCGACCTTTATCGCGACCTTTCACTGGCTGACCGATGCCGGACACTGGACCGGAGATTCCGGCATTTTACAGCGGATTGCCGAGCATGGCTGGTATGTCTCCGTCAGTATTGTGATTGCCACCCTAATCGGAGTACCGGCAGGTATTTATCTGGGGTACCGCCCGCGTATCGCTTTCTGGTTTATCAACCTGTTTAATGCCGGGCGCGCCATACCTTCGCTTGGCCTGATCCTGCTGTTTATTCTGCTGATAGGTTTTACCGATCTGCCGGTATTTATTGCCCTGATTGCCATGTCTCTGCCACCGATTGTCACCAATACCTATGCCGGAATTTATCATGCCGATAAACAACTGTGTGATGCGGCCAGGGCGATGGGAATGACGGGCTGGCAAAGCCTGACCGGCTTACGGTTACCGTTAGCCATGCCGCTAATTTTCAGTGGTTTCCGCACCGCTTTGCTGCAACTGATTGCCACTGCAGTGATTGCTGCGTATGCCGGAGCCGGCGGGCTTGGGCGCTTTCTTATCGATGGTCTGGGGCAACAGGATGTGCCGCAAATCATTTCTGGTGCATTAATCGTCTCGGTGCTGGCCATTGTCTGTGATCTGTTGCTGTTGGTGTTACGCCGCCGACTGTTCCGCCACAGCCCTGGCTACTCCGCTCAGCCGTAA
- a CDS encoding ABC transporter ATP-binding protein has protein sequence MIKLEGIFKTYSGSQHAAVSNLNLVINKNEFCTFVGPSGCGKTTILRMINQLDIPDAGQVYVENKLLSQSDIIQVRRQIGFVMQNAALFPHRTVFRNIATVPLLCGWDRARIAERIEALVDLMSLDRSLLKRYPHELSGGQQGRVAIARALAADPPILLMDEPFAAIDPIVRDKLQGELLHIQQRLKKTIVLVTHDINEAIRLGDRIAIFQQGGTLVQYDTPDQILANPANDFVRQFIGPEANLRRLDRIVVSSTPQYDVPLTGSRALPQSSPHPQLANAPVLVLDEELRPLHWQTEGSPQPQTIGLQESLRFACNQLLTAPHGLLVKTDADGRYCGVLSLALLNQSLDTHLEGIGR, from the coding sequence ATGATTAAACTTGAGGGAATTTTTAAAACCTATTCGGGAAGCCAACACGCTGCGGTCAGTAATTTAAACCTGGTGATCAACAAGAATGAATTCTGTACTTTTGTCGGGCCCAGTGGTTGCGGGAAGACCACTATTCTGAGAATGATAAACCAGCTGGATATTCCCGATGCCGGCCAGGTCTATGTTGAAAATAAACTGTTATCTCAGTCAGATATTATTCAGGTCAGACGACAGATTGGATTTGTGATGCAAAATGCGGCCCTGTTTCCGCATCGTACCGTATTCCGCAATATTGCTACTGTGCCATTGCTGTGTGGCTGGGATCGCGCCCGGATTGCCGAACGGATAGAGGCACTGGTGGATCTGATGTCACTGGACCGCAGCCTGCTGAAACGTTACCCACATGAGTTATCCGGCGGCCAGCAAGGCCGTGTCGCCATAGCCAGAGCGCTGGCAGCTGATCCCCCTATTCTGTTAATGGATGAACCTTTTGCTGCTATCGACCCGATCGTCAGGGATAAATTGCAGGGAGAATTACTGCATATCCAGCAGCGTCTGAAAAAAACCATTGTGCTGGTGACTCATGATATCAATGAAGCAATTCGTCTGGGCGACAGGATTGCCATATTTCAGCAAGGGGGAACGCTGGTTCAGTACGATACTCCCGATCAGATTCTGGCCAATCCGGCCAATGATTTCGTACGTCAGTTTATTGGTCCGGAAGCCAATCTGCGCCGTCTGGACAGAATAGTCGTCTCCTCCACTCCACAATATGATGTACCGCTGACAGGTAGCCGGGCGTTGCCGCAAAGCAGCCCGCACCCACAACTGGCAAATGCGCCAGTACTGGTGCTGGACGAAGAATTACGACCGTTACACTGGCAGACAGAGGGCAGCCCGCAGCCGCAGACCATCGGTTTACAGGAGTCGCTGCGCTTTGCCTGTAATCAGTTACTGACCGCGCCGCACGGGCTGCTGGTCAAAACCGATGCTGATGGCCGCTATTGCGGAGTTCTGTCGCTTGCGCTTCTGAACCAGAGTCTGGACACTCACCTGGAGGGTATTGGCCGATGA
- a CDS encoding ABC transporter substrate-binding protein: MKKLSLHLKSPILSLLGAAVLLAGATAHAETLTIGGANFSEQSILANIYAEALKKKGLEVKTRLNLGNREIIIPALKSGEIDIVPEYLGALLNYYDPKTEVTQQQDVEAALKKVLPAEFTLLQASPAESTTAWAVRAETAKQYHLKTLSDLAKVADKLVVGGPPEVVTRALGLPGLERVYGIKFKRVETLDMGGPLSRMALNSKRIDVATVVSTQGNLAKEDWVVLQDDKHEQPSQNVVPLVRKAVLTPQISQTLDEVSAKLNNKALTELNQQVDLQHADPATVADDWVKKNL, translated from the coding sequence ATGAAAAAACTATCGTTACACCTGAAATCACCGATTCTGTCACTACTGGGGGCTGCCGTACTGTTGGCAGGAGCTACCGCACATGCCGAAACCCTGACTATCGGCGGCGCTAATTTCTCTGAACAGTCGATTCTGGCAAATATCTATGCAGAGGCTCTGAAGAAGAAAGGACTGGAGGTGAAAACCCGCCTGAATCTCGGCAACCGGGAAATCATTATTCCTGCGCTGAAAAGCGGCGAGATTGATATTGTGCCTGAGTATCTCGGTGCTCTGCTCAACTACTATGACCCGAAAACGGAAGTGACACAGCAGCAGGATGTCGAAGCCGCACTGAAAAAAGTCCTTCCCGCCGAATTTACACTGTTGCAGGCCTCTCCGGCTGAATCTACCACTGCCTGGGCGGTACGCGCCGAAACAGCGAAGCAATATCATCTGAAAACATTGTCTGACCTGGCAAAAGTGGCTGATAAGCTGGTCGTAGGTGGCCCGCCGGAAGTCGTGACCCGCGCATTAGGTCTGCCGGGACTGGAGCGGGTTTACGGAATCAAATTTAAACGGGTTGAGACCCTGGATATGGGTGGCCCGCTGTCCCGTATGGCGCTTAACTCTAAACGAATCGATGTAGCCACGGTGGTCTCTACTCAGGGCAACCTGGCAAAAGAAGACTGGGTGGTATTGCAGGACGATAAACATGAACAACCCAGCCAGAATGTGGTTCCGTTGGTCAGAAAGGCTGTTCTGACTCCACAGATCAGCCAGACGCTGGATGAAGTATCAGCGAAACTGAATAATAAAGCCCTGACCGAACTGAATCAGCAGGTTGATCTGCAACATGCCGATCCGGCGACTGTGGCCGATGACTGGGTGAAAAAAAATCTCTAA
- a CDS encoding LysR family transcriptional regulator produces MLNNRDLDYFIVAARMLNLGIASQNLNITQPALSKSIARLEKELGISLFSRSGRGLILTEAGEVLYQRGIILQHSREEIVTLMAELGSGNKGVVRIGSAGSATQYLLPTVCRQLQEEAPGIKLEIQIGMNDILFGKLERHELDIIIGPLVDYHQPVVQYPVTSDRVVVAASRNHPLAGKSATLRELARYGWILPAASVRMRQWLERVFDQHHCPPPEVRIEVSSLAAAPDLIASSGLLSFISENSLAEDAFSSRLARIDIPQLVMERRVGITCLQDAWLSPATRKVIEVTRRYGQTENSDSSDESSPPESPCY; encoded by the coding sequence ATGTTGAATAACAGAGACCTGGACTATTTTATTGTCGCGGCAAGGATGTTGAATTTGGGAATAGCATCACAAAACCTCAATATCACTCAGCCAGCGCTTTCCAAGTCTATCGCCCGGCTGGAAAAAGAGTTGGGGATCAGCCTGTTCAGCCGCAGCGGCCGTGGTCTGATACTTACCGAAGCTGGCGAAGTGTTATATCAGCGCGGAATAATTTTGCAGCACTCCCGCGAAGAGATAGTGACTCTTATGGCCGAGCTGGGGAGCGGAAATAAAGGTGTCGTGCGGATTGGTAGTGCCGGATCGGCAACCCAGTATCTGTTACCGACCGTCTGCCGCCAGCTTCAGGAGGAAGCACCGGGAATTAAGCTGGAAATTCAGATTGGTATGAATGACATTCTGTTTGGCAAGCTGGAGCGGCATGAACTGGATATTATCATTGGGCCACTGGTCGATTATCACCAGCCGGTGGTGCAGTACCCGGTGACATCGGACCGCGTGGTGGTCGCAGCCAGCCGTAATCATCCACTGGCAGGTAAATCGGCCACCCTGCGTGAACTGGCACGTTACGGATGGATTTTACCGGCGGCCAGCGTACGGATGCGGCAATGGCTCGAACGGGTATTCGATCAGCATCACTGCCCGCCACCAGAGGTCAGAATTGAAGTCAGTTCACTGGCTGCGGCTCCGGACCTGATAGCCAGCAGCGGATTACTCAGTTTTATTTCTGAAAACAGTCTGGCGGAAGATGCTTTTTCCTCACGGCTGGCCAGGATAGATATTCCACAGCTGGTTATGGAGCGGCGGGTCGGTATTACCTGTCTGCAGGACGCCTGGCTTTCACCGGCGACCCGTAAGGTGATAGAAGTGACCCGCCGTTACGGTCAGACGGAAAATTCAGACAGCAGCGATGAGTCATCACCGCCTGAGAGTCCGTGTTACTGA
- a CDS encoding phosphate/phosphite/phosphonate ABC transporter substrate-binding protein yields MWNCIRPNRNNSVISLPMYDVDHPATLALTEELARRLQLRGFSKEQTRVVWPDGLAAHWQADSLLLSQTCGYPLVTLLDTVRTVGCFHYTVAGCQDYRYRSLFVVRDADRQRQVADFSGQRLVCNSADSQSGYNVWVRRLAEQQSSVNEFFSEVHFSGGHRQSLWALQQQSADITAVDCVSLALFARYHPQWLEGLVVIDQSPLTPGLPLIAAASVSDNQLQLLRQTLAELVADPLSQRLCAPLLIGGFSEISREAYQELL; encoded by the coding sequence ATGTGGAACTGCATCCGGCCGAACAGGAACAACAGCGTGATTAGTCTGCCAATGTATGATGTCGATCATCCGGCAACCCTGGCTCTGACCGAAGAGTTAGCACGGCGCCTGCAACTGCGGGGCTTTAGCAAAGAACAGACACGTGTGGTCTGGCCTGATGGCTTAGCCGCGCACTGGCAGGCAGACTCCCTGTTATTATCGCAGACCTGCGGTTATCCGCTGGTCACACTGCTCGACACTGTCCGGACCGTAGGCTGCTTCCATTACACCGTAGCAGGTTGTCAGGATTACCGTTACCGCAGCCTGTTTGTGGTCAGGGATGCCGACAGGCAACGGCAGGTGGCTGATTTTTCCGGGCAACGGCTGGTATGTAATTCCGCCGATTCACAGTCGGGATATAATGTCTGGGTTCGACGACTGGCAGAGCAGCAGTCGTCAGTGAATGAATTCTTTTCTGAGGTTCACTTCAGCGGCGGTCATCGTCAGTCTCTCTGGGCATTACAGCAGCAGAGTGCGGATATTACGGCAGTGGATTGTGTCTCTCTGGCTCTGTTTGCCCGCTACCATCCTCAATGGCTGGAAGGGTTGGTCGTTATTGATCAGTCACCGCTGACGCCTGGTTTGCCGTTAATTGCTGCGGCATCGGTCAGTGATAACCAGTTACAGCTGTTACGGCAGACGCTGGCGGAGCTGGTAGCTGATCCGCTCAGCCAGCGGCTGTGTGCGCCGCTACTGATTGGCGGATTTAGCGAAATATCACGCGAGGCATATCAGGAACTGTTGTGA
- a CDS encoding RraA family protein, with translation MSNSSAVWPAGFFIAERRNEIPQEIIEAFREIPVAVAGDCMGRITGTLGLQRYHEDVNISCCGPAITVKVRPGDNLMIHKALEQAQPGDMIVIDGSGCLTQALIGGLIRTTALTKKISGFVVDGAIRDLAEWADGEIPVFAKGHTHRGPDKSGPGEVNTPIACAGMAVAPGDLILADSDGVIAIPARDAAAVLQRAQAHLLKEEAIRKSNASGTSDPERFNSILRKAGCPV, from the coding sequence ATGAGTAATTCATCCGCAGTCTGGCCGGCAGGCTTTTTTATTGCTGAACGTCGTAATGAGATCCCGCAGGAGATCATTGAGGCATTTCGCGAGATTCCGGTCGCGGTAGCTGGTGACTGTATGGGCCGAATCACCGGCACTTTGGGGCTTCAGCGTTACCACGAGGATGTCAATATCAGCTGTTGTGGTCCGGCTATCACAGTGAAAGTCCGGCCCGGGGATAACCTGATGATCCATAAGGCGCTGGAGCAGGCTCAGCCCGGAGATATGATTGTTATTGATGGCAGTGGCTGTCTGACCCAGGCGCTGATTGGCGGATTAATCCGCACAACTGCCCTGACGAAGAAAATTTCCGGATTTGTAGTGGATGGTGCCATCCGCGATCTGGCGGAATGGGCCGATGGTGAGATCCCGGTATTTGCTAAAGGACATACTCATCGCGGCCCTGATAAAAGTGGTCCTGGTGAAGTCAACACGCCAATTGCCTGTGCCGGTATGGCTGTTGCGCCCGGTGATTTGATTCTTGCTGACAGCGACGGGGTTATAGCTATCCCGGCCCGTGATGCTGCAGCTGTACTGCAACGAGCCCAGGCTCATTTACTGAAAGAAGAAGCTATCCGTAAAAGTAATGCCAGTGGCACCAGCGACCCTGAACGTTTTAATTCGATATTACGCAAAGCAGGTTGTCCGGTGTAA
- a CDS encoding ABC transporter permease, with translation MIDWHWIVTNSAMIANLSWQHVQMVVYSLFFGSLLSALCLLVILRWPATAQPIVALCGVLFTIPSLALFILLIPFTGLSVTTSVIGLTLYSLLILLSNLLAGMEKLPADVLESARALGYRRIQRFFDVEFFLILPAVISGLRIASVTLVGLVTVTSLIGQGGLGQLLLAGFNQDFLTPIWVSLFLSLLLSFCFDFVIARTGQWIMPWNR, from the coding sequence ATGATTGACTGGCACTGGATTGTGACCAACAGCGCGATGATCGCAAATCTGAGCTGGCAACATGTGCAGATGGTGGTTTATTCCCTGTTTTTTGGCTCACTGCTGAGCGCCCTTTGCTTACTGGTAATCCTGCGCTGGCCAGCCACGGCTCAACCTATTGTCGCTTTATGCGGTGTGCTGTTTACCATTCCGTCGCTGGCCCTCTTCATTCTGCTGATTCCGTTCACAGGCCTGAGTGTCACGACTTCTGTTATCGGACTGACTCTGTATTCTCTGTTGATTTTGCTGAGTAATCTGCTGGCGGGAATGGAGAAACTGCCTGCGGATGTGCTGGAATCGGCGCGTGCTCTTGGCTATCGACGGATTCAGCGTTTTTTCGATGTGGAATTTTTTCTGATATTGCCGGCAGTGATCAGTGGTCTGCGGATTGCTTCTGTCACTCTGGTCGGGCTGGTGACCGTCACCTCGCTGATTGGTCAGGGTGGCCTGGGTCAGCTGTTACTGGCGGGTTTTAATCAGGATTTTCTGACCCCGATTTGGGTCAGCCTGTTCCTTAGCCTGTTGTTATCTTTCTGCTTTGATTTTGTTATTGCCCGCACCGGCCAGTGGATTATGCCATGGAACAGATAA
- a CDS encoding CitMHS family transporter: MYLALVGYVLIGVLMFFLIRGKATPVALFICLSVIAGFCAGYTPMQMNQYIMKGVMQVAPNAVLFTFSIIFFSIMTEAGVFQPLVNWLTRIAGNNVVAIVMVTGIIATVAHIDGSSVPSVLITIGAMLPVYKHYKLRPVVLLCMLAAGMGVTNFTPWAGPLARVAAVSGLDVNELYHRLIPTQIFGLVCVLVMGLVLGLLEKKRLAQGLPIPETLSEPDSLNGKNDHGPGASRNKWVFAINVLLVVGATVLLLVTHIQAYVIFMAAFSVGMIVNYPSLKQQEAVMKKYAYSAYMISATVMAAGAFVGILSGGGNNSILTEMADVVLQVMPDALGAHLHIIMGLLGGLIGFVIGPDAFFYGIYPLVAKVGTHYGLSWEQMGLTMVVGKNITMMISPVFATTYLAIGLTGVELKDHIRFCFIPVVLFSVIMVFSLVVLQTVPL, from the coding sequence ATGTACCTTGCATTAGTTGGCTATGTGCTCATTGGCGTTTTAATGTTCTTCCTTATCCGTGGAAAGGCGACACCGGTTGCATTATTTATCTGTCTGTCGGTGATCGCCGGTTTTTGCGCCGGATACACTCCGATGCAAATGAATCAGTATATTATGAAGGGCGTAATGCAGGTTGCGCCCAATGCTGTACTGTTCACATTCTCAATTATATTTTTCAGTATTATGACCGAAGCGGGTGTATTTCAGCCGCTGGTCAACTGGCTGACACGAATTGCCGGTAATAATGTGGTCGCCATTGTAATGGTGACCGGAATTATCGCCACCGTCGCTCATATTGATGGATCATCCGTTCCGTCTGTGCTGATTACTATCGGCGCCATGCTGCCGGTATACAAACATTATAAACTTCGGCCGGTGGTTTTATTATGCATGCTGGCCGCAGGAATGGGGGTAACCAACTTCACCCCGTGGGCTGGCCCACTCGCCCGGGTGGCCGCAGTATCCGGACTGGACGTTAATGAACTTTACCACCGGCTGATTCCAACCCAGATATTCGGTCTGGTCTGCGTGCTGGTGATGGGGCTGGTGTTGGGGCTGCTTGAAAAGAAACGTCTGGCACAGGGCTTACCGATTCCCGAAACCCTGTCTGAGCCTGATTCGCTGAACGGTAAGAATGATCACGGGCCAGGTGCGTCACGCAATAAATGGGTATTTGCCATCAATGTACTGTTAGTGGTTGGCGCTACTGTATTGCTGCTGGTCACCCATATTCAGGCCTATGTAATTTTTATGGCTGCCTTCTCAGTGGGGATGATTGTTAATTATCCGTCGCTGAAACAGCAGGAAGCGGTAATGAAAAAGTACGCCTATTCCGCGTATATGATTTCGGCCACCGTGATGGCTGCCGGTGCCTTTGTCGGCATTCTTAGTGGTGGCGGTAACAACTCTATACTGACAGAAATGGCTGATGTAGTGCTGCAGGTCATGCCGGATGCTCTGGGAGCACATCTGCACATTATTATGGGTCTGCTGGGTGGTCTGATTGGTTTTGTTATCGGTCCGGATGCCTTCTTTTACGGAATTTATCCGCTGGTGGCAAAAGTCGGCACCCATTACGGTCTGAGCTGGGAACAAATGGGGCTGACTATGGTGGTAGGAAAAAATATCACCATGATGATTAGCCCGGTGTTCGCCACCACTTACCTGGCGATTGGCCTGACCGGCGTTGAACTAAAAGACCATATTCGTTTCTGCTTTATTCCTGTGGTTCTGTTTTCGGTCATCATGGTTTTTTCACTGGTGGTGTTACAAACCGTCCCGCTGTAA